From Negativicutes bacterium:
ATTAAGTGCCGGCTTATTGATTTCATTGGCGATAGCAATTAGTTTTTGATTTAATTTTTCTTCGCTTAATGTTAAAACATAAGGAACTTTAAATTCACTATAGAGTGCGGTTATTCGATCTAACATTCTTTTAGCCATAGGAGTACCTGTTCGCCCAACGTTGTAACTATTATGAGCTGTTTGAATAATATCTATTTTCAAGTCGATATCATCGGCTGTTATTTCCCAAGTTTTATTATTGTAATTTAAAGTGATAACAGGTTTATCTTTGATTTTTGTGGCTAAATTATAATCAAGATTGGTTATTGCAGAGTCGACTGTTAGTCCACCTAAAGAGATATCATCCACGATGATACCTTGAAATATTCTATCTGATACTTGTAAAAACATATTAGAAGATATTAAACCAATAGAAGAAAATAAAATTATAATGCAAAAAAATATTATTAATTTGGAAGTTTTGCTTAGGGTACTATATTTTAATATAAAGCATCCATCCTTATTTAAAAACCCCTGCCTTAGCAGGGGTTTTTTTTGTAATTATTTGAATATTACTGAATATTCATTGATAAATCAACAAATTTTCCGGCTAATTTCGCTTTTTGCAACACTTCTTCAGTGATATCTGCACCTTGCTCAACAATTACTACACCGCTATCTGTTGTTATTGTTCTACCTGCTTTTTTACCTAATAAAAATTTACGGTGACGATCATCAACCGGTTTTTCTTCAGCTTGAACTTCTTCCTCTTCGATAGTTTCTTCAATGACAGTTTCAACAACTTCTTCGACTTCTGGAACAATTACCTCTGCAACTACTGGAGTAGGTTCTTCAATTATCGGTTCAGTAATAACAGTTTCTACAGCCATTGCAGCTTTAGTTTCATTAATAATGCTATTACCACCATCGGAATTGATAATAGTAACTTGTTTACCAAATGTTGAAACTTGTTCAGCAGTTATTTCACTGGAAGCTCCTGATGAAG
This genomic window contains:
- a CDS encoding PRC-barrel domain-containing protein, producing the protein MKKSIDMLGLPIISITEGRELGVSKSLVIDAEQGIVAALVIEDEDWYRGVKVMPFKAVSAIGEDAIIINNSSDILQLNDASEFEPLLVDNIKIIGTKVITKSGSIHGKITELIIDEAGAISKCLIETSSGASSEITAEQVSTFGKQVTIINSDGGNSIINETKAAMAVETVITEPIIEEPTPVVAEVIVPEVEEVVETVIEETIEEEEVQAEEKPVDDRHRKFLLGKKAGRTITTDSGVVIVEQGADITEEVLQKAKLAGKFVDLSMNIQ